The Lysobacter enzymogenes genome window below encodes:
- the nuoG gene encoding NADH-quinone oxidoreductase subunit NuoG yields the protein MSAQPVNPNLPPDHVTVFIDGVEMAAPKNSMIIHAADKAGIPIPRFCYHDKLAIAANCRMCLVDTEVGGRAAPKPSPACATPVMDGLKVFTRNERALKSQRNVMEFLLANHPLDCPICDQGGECELQDVSMGYGRSVSRYAERKRVVPDEDIGPLVATEMTRCIQCTRCVRFTAEIAGTYELGGMYRGENLQIGTFDGKPLTTELSGNVIDVCPVGALTNKVFQFKARPWELTARESLGYHDALGSNLFLHVRRGDVLRTVPRDNEAVNECWLSDRDRYSHQGLYAEDRAQRPLVKDGGEWREASWEEALGRAAKILRDNGGDNLGVLAHPATSNEEGALLARLAEALGTGNIDHRISQHDLSDAAVAETFAMPVAEIEQADVVIVVGSNLRHELPLVQQRVRKAYNRGAKVHVVNPVDFDFTFDPASKRIVAPSQLAAALGDEALREIAKGGNHVALIVGGVAENGPYAAAIRAAVKAFAEATGAKLCRIPQGANAVGLARHGVLPSARDAGSMLSDARAAYIVYGIEPGLDFADTESALRALGAAQVVAFSHYACRSTKAVADVILPIALLPETDATLTNLDGRDQQASAGGKLPGQARAGWRVLRALGGELSAAGFEFTDFAGLRASIAPRTVAPAAGRAPNPAGEGLELAVSTAIYRSDATVRRAPALQSHPLNLEPRAVLNPADAAALGFGDGMVGKFGAGAGTATLPVAISAKVAPGTVWIESGHGATAPLGAGRVQAGRA from the coding sequence ATGAGCGCGCAGCCCGTAAATCCGAATCTGCCGCCCGACCACGTCACCGTCTTCATCGACGGCGTCGAAATGGCCGCGCCGAAGAATTCGATGATCATCCATGCCGCCGACAAGGCCGGCATTCCGATTCCGCGTTTCTGCTACCACGACAAGCTGGCGATCGCCGCGAATTGCCGCATGTGCCTGGTCGACACCGAGGTCGGCGGCCGCGCCGCGCCGAAGCCGTCGCCGGCCTGCGCCACCCCGGTGATGGACGGACTGAAGGTGTTCACCCGCAACGAGCGCGCGCTGAAGTCGCAGCGCAACGTGATGGAGTTCCTGCTCGCCAACCACCCGCTGGACTGCCCGATCTGCGACCAGGGCGGCGAGTGCGAGCTGCAGGACGTGTCGATGGGCTACGGCCGCTCGGTCAGCCGCTACGCCGAGCGTAAGCGCGTGGTGCCGGACGAGGACATCGGTCCGCTGGTCGCCACCGAGATGACCCGCTGCATCCAGTGCACCCGCTGCGTGCGCTTCACCGCCGAGATCGCCGGTACGTATGAACTCGGCGGCATGTACCGCGGCGAGAACCTGCAGATCGGCACCTTCGACGGCAAGCCGCTGACCACCGAACTGTCCGGCAACGTCATCGACGTGTGCCCGGTCGGCGCGCTGACCAACAAGGTGTTCCAGTTCAAGGCGCGTCCGTGGGAACTGACCGCGCGCGAGTCGCTCGGCTACCACGACGCGCTCGGCAGCAACCTGTTCCTGCACGTGCGCCGCGGCGACGTGCTGCGCACCGTGCCGCGCGACAACGAAGCGGTCAACGAGTGCTGGCTGTCGGACCGCGACCGTTACTCGCACCAGGGCCTGTACGCGGAAGACCGCGCCCAGCGTCCGCTGGTGAAGGACGGCGGAGAGTGGCGCGAAGCGTCTTGGGAAGAAGCGCTGGGCCGCGCCGCCAAGATCCTGCGCGACAACGGCGGCGACAACCTCGGCGTGCTCGCGCACCCGGCGACCTCGAACGAGGAGGGCGCGCTGCTGGCGCGTCTGGCCGAAGCGCTGGGCACCGGCAATATCGATCACCGCATCTCGCAGCACGATTTGTCCGACGCAGCCGTGGCCGAAACCTTCGCCATGCCGGTCGCCGAAATCGAGCAGGCCGACGTGGTGATCGTGGTCGGCAGCAACCTGCGCCATGAACTGCCGCTGGTGCAGCAGCGCGTGCGCAAGGCTTACAACCGCGGCGCCAAGGTGCACGTGGTCAATCCGGTCGACTTCGATTTCACTTTCGACCCGGCCAGCAAGCGCATCGTCGCGCCGTCGCAGCTCGCCGCCGCGCTCGGCGACGAGGCGCTGCGCGAGATCGCCAAGGGCGGCAACCACGTCGCGCTGATCGTCGGCGGCGTGGCCGAGAACGGCCCGTACGCGGCCGCGATCCGCGCCGCGGTCAAGGCCTTCGCCGAAGCCACCGGCGCCAAGCTGTGCCGCATCCCGCAAGGCGCCAACGCGGTCGGCCTCGCCCGCCACGGCGTGCTGCCGAGCGCGCGCGACGCGGGTTCGATGCTCAGCGATGCGCGCGCCGCGTACATCGTCTACGGCATCGAACCGGGCCTGGATTTCGCCGACACCGAAAGCGCGCTGCGCGCGCTCGGCGCGGCCCAGGTCGTGGCCTTCAGCCATTACGCCTGCCGTTCGACCAAGGCGGTGGCCGATGTGATCCTGCCGATCGCGCTGCTGCCGGAAACCGATGCGACCCTGACCAACCTCGACGGCCGCGACCAGCAGGCCAGCGCCGGCGGCAAGCTGCCGGGCCAGGCCCGCGCCGGCTGGCGCGTGCTGCGCGCGCTCGGCGGCGAGCTGAGCGCGGCGGGTTTCGAGTTCACCGACTTCGCCGGCCTGCGCGCGAGCATCGCGCCGCGCACGGTCGCGCCGGCCGCCGGCCGCGCGCCGAACCCGGCGGGCGAGGGCCTCGAACTCGCGGTCTCCACCGCGATCTACCGCAGCGACGCCACCGTGCGCCGCGCGCCCGCATTGCAATCGCATCCGCTGAATCTCGAGCCGCGCGCCGTGCTCAATCCGGCCGACGCCGCTGCGCTGGGCTTCGGCGACGGCATGGTCGGCAAGTTCGGCGCCGGCGCCGGCACCGCGACCCTGCCGGTCGCGATCAGCGCCAAGGTCGCGCCGGGTACGGTGTGGATCGAAAGCGGCCACGGCGCGACCGCGCCGCTGGGCGCGGGCCGCGTGCAGGCGGGGAGGGCCTAA
- the nuoH gene encoding NADH-quinone oxidoreductase subunit NuoH yields MFMTHVVDPLHNFFLSLGMAGAVLWIVLKILLIAMPVIVTVAFYVVWERKLIGWMHVRHGPMYVGMGILQAFADVFKLLFKEVIQPAKAESFLYKLAPLLALAPAFAAWAVVPFDAKMVLSNANAGLLYLLAMTSLGVYGIILAGWASNSKYAFLGAMRAAAQVVSYEIAMGFAMVGVMVGAGSLNLTDIVMAQSGNAGALEWFALPMLPLFVVYFISGVAETNRAPFDVVEGESEIVAGHMVEYSGSAFALFFLAEYANMILISFLTSIFFVGGWLSPFQGLGIPFLSVDGWWWLLAKVFFFASCFIWFRASFPRYRYDQIMRLGWKVFIPLTIAWIVVVALMSYYGIFLPGQ; encoded by the coding sequence ATGTTCATGACCCACGTGGTCGACCCCCTGCACAACTTCTTCCTGTCGCTGGGTATGGCCGGCGCGGTGCTGTGGATCGTGCTCAAGATCCTGCTGATCGCCATGCCGGTGATCGTCACCGTGGCGTTCTACGTGGTCTGGGAACGCAAGCTGATCGGCTGGATGCACGTGCGCCACGGGCCGATGTACGTCGGCATGGGCATCCTGCAGGCCTTCGCCGACGTGTTCAAACTGCTGTTCAAGGAAGTGATCCAGCCGGCCAAGGCCGAGTCCTTCCTGTACAAGCTGGCGCCGTTGCTGGCGCTGGCGCCGGCCTTCGCGGCGTGGGCGGTGGTGCCGTTCGACGCCAAGATGGTGTTGTCCAACGCCAACGCCGGCCTGCTGTACCTGCTGGCGATGACCTCGCTCGGCGTGTACGGCATCATCCTCGCCGGCTGGGCGTCGAACTCGAAGTACGCCTTCCTCGGCGCGATGCGCGCCGCGGCGCAGGTGGTGTCGTACGAAATCGCGATGGGCTTCGCGATGGTCGGCGTGATGGTCGGCGCCGGCAGCCTCAACCTCACCGACATCGTCATGGCCCAGTCGGGCAACGCCGGCGCGCTGGAATGGTTCGCGCTGCCGATGCTGCCGCTGTTCGTCGTGTACTTCATTTCCGGCGTGGCCGAGACCAACCGCGCGCCGTTCGACGTGGTCGAAGGCGAGTCGGAAATCGTCGCCGGCCACATGGTCGAGTATTCGGGGTCGGCGTTCGCGCTGTTCTTCCTGGCCGAATACGCGAACATGATCCTGATCAGCTTCCTGACCTCGATCTTCTTCGTCGGCGGCTGGCTGAGCCCGTTCCAGGGCCTGGGCATTCCGTTCCTGTCGGTCGACGGCTGGTGGTGGCTGCTCGCGAAGGTGTTCTTCTTCGCCAGCTGCTTCATCTGGTTCCGCGCCTCCTTCCCGCGCTATCGCTACGACCAGATCATGCGTCTGGGCTGGAAGGTGTTCATCCCCTTGACCATCGCCTGGATCGTCGTGGTCGCGTTGATGTCGTACTACGGCATCTTCCTGCCGGGACAGTGA
- the nuoI gene encoding NADH-quinone oxidoreductase subunit NuoI — protein MNRIVSYFKSLLLIELAQGLGLTLKYLFKPKYTLMYPMEKTPQSPRFRGVHALRRYPNGEERCIACKLCEAVCPALAITIDSEKRADGTRRTTRYDIDLFKCIFCGFCEESCPVDSIVETHIHEYHFDQRGQNIVTKPQLLAIGDRLETEIAERRAADAAFR, from the coding sequence ATGAATCGCATCGTTTCCTATTTCAAGAGCCTGCTCCTGATCGAGCTCGCGCAGGGCCTCGGGCTGACGCTCAAGTACCTGTTCAAGCCCAAGTACACGCTGATGTACCCGATGGAGAAGACCCCGCAATCGCCGCGCTTCCGCGGCGTGCACGCGCTGCGCCGCTATCCCAACGGCGAGGAGCGCTGCATCGCCTGCAAGCTGTGCGAAGCGGTGTGCCCGGCGTTGGCGATCACCATCGATTCGGAGAAGCGCGCCGACGGCACCCGCCGTACGACCCGCTACGACATCGACCTGTTCAAGTGCATCTTCTGCGGATTCTGCGAGGAATCCTGCCCGGTCGACTCGATCGTGGAGACCCACATCCACGAGTACCACTTCGACCAGCGCGGACAGAACATCGTCACCAAGCCGCAGCTGCTGGCGATCGGCGACCGTCTCGAAACCGAGATCGCCGAACGCCGCGCCGCCGACGCCGCCTTCCGCTGA
- a CDS encoding NADH-quinone oxidoreductase subunit J yields the protein MDLAQIAFFVFAALATLSAVAVISVKNPVHAALSLVLTFFSVACVWIIAGAEFLGVALILVYVGAVMVLFLFVVMMLDIDVAPLREGYVRYLPVGLLVAVVMLVEMLTLIGVKAALVAPLTADPSGGSNTKWLAMALFTDFLLPFEIAAVILTVAVIAAVMLTLRRRPGAKHQNPSEQARVRAADRIRIIKMDAVKPAAAPAPAADAAQEAKP from the coding sequence ATGGATCTCGCCCAGATCGCCTTCTTCGTCTTCGCCGCCTTGGCCACGCTTTCGGCCGTGGCCGTGATCAGCGTCAAGAACCCGGTCCATGCCGCGCTCAGCCTGGTGCTGACGTTCTTCTCGGTCGCCTGCGTGTGGATCATCGCCGGCGCCGAATTCCTCGGCGTGGCCCTGATCCTGGTCTACGTCGGCGCGGTGATGGTGCTGTTCCTGTTCGTGGTGATGATGCTCGACATCGACGTCGCCCCGCTGCGCGAAGGCTACGTGCGCTACCTGCCGGTCGGCCTGCTGGTCGCGGTGGTGATGCTGGTCGAGATGCTGACCCTGATCGGGGTCAAGGCCGCGCTGGTCGCGCCGCTGACCGCCGATCCCTCGGGCGGCTCCAACACCAAGTGGCTGGCGATGGCGCTGTTCACCGACTTCCTGCTGCCGTTCGAGATCGCCGCGGTGATCCTGACGGTCGCGGTGATCGCCGCGGTCATGCTGACCCTGCGCCGCCGCCCGGGCGCCAAGCACCAGAACCCGAGCGAGCAGGCGCGCGTGCGCGCCGCCGATCGCATCCGCATCATCAAGATGGACGCCGTCAAGCCCGCCGCCGCTCCGGCGCCGGCCGCGGACGCGGCGCAGGAGGCCAAGCCGTGA
- the nuoK gene encoding NADH-quinone oxidoreductase subunit NuoK, with translation MSEFFGSGLALGHFLALGAVLFCISVAGIFLNRKNVIVLLMSIELMLLAVNINFVAFSRQLADPAGQVFVFFILTVAAAEAAIGLAILVTLFRNRRTINVAEIDSMKG, from the coding sequence GTGAGCGAATTCTTCGGGTCGGGCCTCGCCCTCGGCCACTTCCTCGCCCTGGGCGCGGTGCTGTTCTGCATCAGCGTCGCCGGCATCTTCCTCAACCGCAAGAACGTGATCGTGCTGCTGATGTCGATCGAGCTGATGCTGCTCGCGGTCAACATCAACTTCGTCGCGTTCTCGCGCCAGCTGGCCGATCCGGCCGGTCAGGTGTTCGTGTTCTTCATCCTGACCGTGGCCGCGGCCGAGGCCGCGATCGGCCTGGCCATCCTGGTCACCCTGTTCCGCAACCGGCGCACGATCAACGTCGCCGAAATCGACTCGATGAAGGGCTGA
- the nuoL gene encoding NADH-quinone oxidoreductase subunit L — protein MESAISKSILLAIVLAPLLGAVLAGLFGRKIGRAGSHTVTILGVAASCAMSVYVLWQLVGHGAAPFNENVYTWFQIGGYEAHVGFMIDKLTAMMMVVVTFVSLLVHVYTIGYMAEDDGYQRFFSYISLFTFSMLMLVMSNNFLQLFFGWEAVGLVSYLLIGFWFKKPTAVFANLKAFLVNRVGDFGFLLGIGAVLWATGSLDYGTVFANAPTLAERTITIWNSADPIVWSLPTVICICLFIGAMGKSAQVPLHVWLPDSMEGPTPISALIHAATMVTAGIFMVARMSPLFELSQTALNFVLFIGATTAFWTGLIGIVQNDIKRVVAYSTLSQLGYMTVALGVSAYSAAVYHLMTHAFFKALLFLAAGSVIIGMHHEQDMRKMGGLRKYMPITYWTSLLGTLALVGTPFFAGFYSKDTIIEAAAHVAHGEHATWVSQYAYWAVLLGAFVTSFYSFRLLYMTFHGKERFRDAHGHDDHAQGHDDHAAHAHDDHGKKHDDHGHDDHGHHGAHEPHESPWVVTLPLILLAIPSVLIGFFTAGPMLFGTDWSGHVKQLPYFLGAIDLLPERDTVAEMAAEAWHGPVAFALHGFMAPAFWLAFGGFALATVMYLWKPELPAKAAKLFALPIRILENKYGMDNLWIDGFAGGGVKLGKASRAVDSKLIDGAVVNGGAGLVGFIANLTRHVQSGYLYHYAFAMIVGLIALLAVVIKFWH, from the coding sequence ATGGAATCCGCAATCTCCAAGTCCATCCTGCTCGCCATCGTGCTCGCGCCTTTGCTCGGCGCGGTCCTGGCCGGGCTGTTCGGACGCAAGATCGGCCGCGCCGGTTCGCACACCGTCACCATCCTCGGCGTCGCCGCGAGCTGCGCGATGTCGGTGTACGTGCTGTGGCAGCTGGTCGGGCACGGCGCCGCGCCGTTCAACGAGAACGTCTACACCTGGTTCCAGATCGGCGGCTACGAGGCCCACGTCGGCTTCATGATCGACAAGCTGACCGCGATGATGATGGTGGTGGTGACCTTCGTCTCGCTGCTGGTGCACGTCTACACCATCGGCTACATGGCCGAGGACGACGGCTACCAGCGCTTCTTCAGCTACATCTCGCTGTTCACCTTCTCCATGCTCATGCTGGTCATGAGCAACAACTTCCTGCAGCTGTTCTTCGGCTGGGAAGCGGTGGGCCTGGTGTCGTACCTGCTGATCGGCTTCTGGTTCAAGAAGCCGACCGCGGTGTTCGCCAACCTCAAGGCCTTCCTGGTCAACCGCGTCGGCGACTTCGGCTTCCTGCTCGGCATCGGCGCGGTGCTGTGGGCGACCGGCTCGCTCGATTACGGCACCGTGTTCGCCAACGCCCCGACCCTGGCCGAGCGCACCATCACCATCTGGAACAGCGCCGACCCGATCGTCTGGTCGCTGCCGACGGTGATCTGCATCTGCCTGTTCATCGGCGCGATGGGCAAGTCGGCGCAGGTGCCGCTGCACGTGTGGCTGCCCGATTCGATGGAAGGCCCGACCCCGATCTCGGCGCTGATCCACGCCGCGACGATGGTGACCGCCGGCATCTTCATGGTCGCGCGCATGTCGCCGCTGTTCGAGCTGTCGCAGACCGCGCTGAACTTCGTGCTGTTCATCGGCGCCACCACCGCGTTCTGGACCGGCCTGATCGGCATCGTGCAGAACGACATCAAGCGCGTGGTCGCGTACTCGACCCTGTCGCAGCTGGGCTACATGACCGTCGCGCTCGGCGTGTCGGCGTACTCGGCCGCGGTGTACCACCTGATGACCCACGCCTTCTTCAAGGCGCTGCTGTTCCTGGCGGCCGGCTCGGTCATCATCGGCATGCACCACGAGCAGGACATGCGCAAGATGGGCGGCCTGCGCAAGTACATGCCGATCACCTACTGGACCAGCCTGCTCGGCACCCTGGCCCTGGTCGGCACGCCGTTCTTCGCCGGCTTCTACTCGAAGGACACCATCATCGAGGCGGCCGCGCACGTGGCCCACGGCGAGCACGCCACCTGGGTCTCGCAGTACGCCTACTGGGCGGTGCTGCTGGGCGCCTTCGTGACCTCGTTCTACAGCTTCCGCCTGCTGTACATGACCTTCCACGGCAAGGAGCGCTTCCGCGACGCGCACGGCCATGACGACCATGCGCAGGGCCACGACGATCATGCGGCGCACGCGCACGACGATCATGGCAAGAAGCACGACGACCATGGCCACGACGACCATGGCCACCACGGCGCGCACGAGCCGCACGAGTCGCCGTGGGTGGTGACCCTGCCGCTGATCCTGCTGGCGATCCCGTCGGTGCTGATCGGCTTCTTCACCGCCGGCCCGATGCTGTTCGGCACCGACTGGTCCGGCCACGTCAAGCAGCTGCCGTACTTCCTTGGCGCGATCGATCTGCTGCCCGAGCGCGACACCGTCGCCGAGATGGCCGCCGAAGCCTGGCACGGCCCGGTCGCGTTCGCCCTGCACGGTTTCATGGCGCCGGCGTTCTGGCTGGCCTTCGGCGGCTTCGCCCTGGCCACGGTCATGTACCTGTGGAAGCCGGAACTGCCGGCCAAGGCGGCCAAGCTGTTCGCGCTGCCGATCCGCATCCTGGAAAACAAGTACGGCATGGACAACCTCTGGATCGACGGCTTCGCCGGCGGCGGCGTCAAGCTCGGCAAGGCTTCGCGCGCGGTCGACAGCAAGCTGATCGACGGAGCCGTGGTCAACGGCGGCGCCGGCCTGGTCGGCTTCATCGCCAACCTGACCCGTCACGTCCAGTCCGGTTATCTCTACCACTACGCCTTCGCGATGATTGTCGGCCTGATCGCTCTGCTCGCCGTCGTCATCAAGTTCTGGCACTAA
- a CDS encoding NADH-quinone oxidoreductase subunit M codes for MIPVPLLSLLIWLPIFGGFATLAFGQRANAARWFALIVAIATLGLSLLMFTHADFGTASMQLVEQKAWIPSFDIRYHLGVDGISAALIALTTLTSMLVLISAWTSIDKRVSQYYAAFLILEGLMVGVFAALDAMLFYVFFEGMLIPMFIIIGVWGGPRRVYASVKFFLYTFLGSVFMLVGLIYLYLKGGSWQIADMYGLQLSATEQMWIFFGFLIAFAVKVPMFPVHTWLPDAHVEAPTAGSVILAAIMLKIGGYGFLRFVLPIVPDAGHEWAWLVIALSLIAVVYVGLVALVQDDMKKLIAYSSVSHMGFVTLGTFIAFGLVHSGDAHGADAARLGLQGAMVQMISHGFVSGAMFTCVGVLYDRMHSRMIKDYGGVANVMPWFAAFVVLFAMANSGLPGTSGFVGEFMVILASFQKHPLIGFAAATTLIIGAGYTLWLVKRVIWGEVGNAHVAEMEDINPREALVLGVFAAGVLILGVWPKPLTDLMEPAIANLATQIVASKL; via the coding sequence GTGATCCCCGTGCCCTTGCTTAGCCTCCTGATCTGGCTGCCGATTTTCGGCGGCTTCGCCACCCTGGCCTTCGGCCAGCGCGCCAACGCGGCGCGCTGGTTCGCCCTGATCGTGGCCATCGCCACGCTCGGCCTGAGCCTGCTGATGTTCACCCATGCCGACTTCGGCACGGCGAGCATGCAGCTGGTCGAACAGAAAGCCTGGATCCCCTCGTTCGACATCCGCTACCACCTCGGCGTCGACGGCATCTCGGCGGCGCTGATCGCGCTGACAACGCTGACCTCGATGCTGGTGCTGATCAGCGCCTGGACCTCGATCGACAAGCGCGTCAGCCAGTACTACGCCGCGTTCCTGATCCTCGAAGGCCTGATGGTCGGCGTGTTCGCCGCGCTCGACGCGATGCTGTTCTACGTGTTCTTCGAGGGCATGCTGATCCCGATGTTCATCATCATCGGCGTGTGGGGCGGCCCGCGCCGCGTCTACGCCTCGGTGAAGTTCTTCCTGTACACCTTCCTCGGCTCGGTGTTCATGCTGGTCGGGCTGATCTACCTGTACCTGAAGGGCGGCAGCTGGCAGATCGCCGACATGTACGGCCTGCAGCTCAGCGCGACCGAGCAGATGTGGATCTTCTTCGGCTTCCTGATCGCGTTCGCGGTCAAGGTGCCGATGTTCCCGGTCCACACCTGGTTGCCGGACGCGCACGTGGAGGCGCCGACCGCCGGTTCGGTGATCCTGGCCGCGATCATGCTGAAGATCGGCGGCTACGGCTTCCTGCGCTTCGTCCTGCCGATCGTGCCCGACGCCGGCCACGAGTGGGCCTGGCTGGTGATCGCGCTGAGCCTGATCGCGGTGGTCTACGTCGGCCTGGTCGCGCTGGTCCAGGACGACATGAAGAAGCTGATCGCGTATTCGTCGGTCTCGCACATGGGCTTCGTCACCCTGGGCACCTTCATCGCCTTCGGCCTGGTCCACAGCGGCGACGCCCACGGCGCCGACGCCGCGCGCCTGGGCCTGCAGGGCGCGATGGTGCAGATGATCAGCCACGGCTTCGTGTCGGGCGCGATGTTCACCTGCGTCGGCGTGCTCTACGACCGCATGCACAGCCGCATGATCAAGGACTACGGCGGCGTCGCCAACGTGATGCCGTGGTTCGCCGCGTTCGTGGTGCTGTTCGCGATGGCCAACTCGGGCCTGCCGGGCACCTCGGGCTTCGTCGGCGAGTTCATGGTCATCCTGGCCTCGTTCCAGAAGCACCCGCTGATCGGCTTCGCCGCCGCCACCACCCTGATCATCGGCGCGGGCTACACCCTGTGGCTGGTCAAGCGGGTGATCTGGGGCGAAGTCGGCAACGCCCACGTCGCGGAGATGGAAGACATCAACCCGCGCGAGGCGCTGGTGCTCGGCGTGTTCGCCGCCGGCGTGCTGATCCTGGGCGTGTGGCCCAAGCCGCTGACCGACCTGATGGAGCCGGCGATCGCCAATCTGGCCACCCAGATCGTCGCCAGCAAGCTGTAA
- the nuoN gene encoding NADH-quinone oxidoreductase subunit NuoN produces the protein MNMPVRTFADVMPLLPELVVVVGAFALLMLDLFVEERNRIVSHVFSILVVALATALIAFDVGGQGTVLSGMFVRDTAADVLKLGIGVVGILSLIYTWPYLRARGLYKGEVGVLMLFAIAGMMFLVSAGSLTMVYVGLEMLALCSYALVAVDRDSPLASEAAIKYFVLGALASGLLLYGLSLIYGATGSLMLDQIATAAAVGPRSMLLITGVVFVVAGIAFKFGAAPFHMWLPDVYQGAPTPITLFIGAAPKLAAFGMTYRLLEVGAHGLDDHWRLLLAGLAVLSLAIGNLSALLQTNLKRLLAYSTVSHVGFLFVGMAGGGAQGFAAAMFYAISYAVMTSAAFGAIIVMSSRGFEADKIDDYKGLNARNPWLAGMILCVMASLAGLPPFLGFWAKLAVLKAALQGDMLWLAIVGIVFAVIGAFYYLRVIKAMYFDEPEGKLPAPSEDRPLRVVFGVNALALLALGIAWNPIMEWCQRAFAA, from the coding sequence ATGAACATGCCCGTACGGACCTTCGCCGATGTGATGCCCCTGCTGCCCGAACTGGTGGTCGTCGTCGGCGCGTTCGCGTTGCTGATGCTCGATCTGTTCGTGGAGGAGCGCAACCGCATCGTCTCCCACGTCTTCTCGATCCTGGTGGTCGCGCTGGCGACCGCGCTGATCGCCTTCGACGTGGGCGGGCAGGGCACCGTGCTCAGCGGCATGTTCGTACGCGACACCGCCGCCGACGTGCTCAAGCTCGGCATCGGCGTGGTCGGCATCCTGTCGCTGATCTACACCTGGCCCTACCTGCGCGCGCGCGGCCTGTACAAGGGCGAAGTCGGCGTGCTGATGCTGTTCGCGATCGCCGGCATGATGTTCCTGGTCTCGGCCGGCAGCCTGACCATGGTCTACGTCGGCCTGGAAATGCTGGCGCTGTGCTCGTACGCGCTGGTCGCGGTCGACCGCGACAGCCCGCTGGCCTCGGAAGCGGCGATCAAGTACTTCGTGCTCGGCGCGCTGGCCTCGGGCCTGCTGCTGTACGGCCTGTCGCTGATCTACGGCGCCACCGGCAGCCTGATGCTCGACCAGATCGCCACCGCCGCCGCGGTCGGCCCGCGCTCGATGCTGCTGATCACCGGCGTGGTGTTCGTCGTCGCCGGCATCGCCTTCAAGTTCGGTGCCGCGCCGTTCCACATGTGGCTGCCGGACGTGTACCAGGGCGCGCCGACCCCGATCACCTTGTTCATCGGCGCCGCGCCGAAGCTGGCCGCGTTCGGCATGACCTACCGCCTGCTCGAAGTCGGCGCGCACGGCCTGGACGACCACTGGCGCCTGCTGCTGGCCGGCCTGGCGGTGCTGTCGCTGGCGATCGGCAACCTCAGCGCGCTGCTGCAGACCAACCTCAAGCGCCTGCTCGCGTACTCGACCGTGTCCCACGTCGGCTTCCTGTTCGTCGGCATGGCCGGCGGCGGCGCGCAGGGCTTCGCCGCGGCGATGTTCTACGCGATCAGCTATGCGGTCATGACCAGCGCCGCGTTCGGCGCGATCATCGTCATGTCCAGCCGCGGCTTCGAAGCCGACAAGATCGACGACTACAAGGGCCTCAACGCGCGCAACCCGTGGCTGGCCGGCATGATCCTGTGCGTGATGGCCTCGCTGGCCGGCCTGCCGCCGTTCCTGGGCTTCTGGGCCAAGCTGGCGGTGCTCAAGGCCGCGCTGCAGGGCGACATGCTGTGGCTGGCGATCGTCGGCATCGTGTTCGCGGTGATCGGCGCGTTCTACTACCTGCGCGTGATCAAGGCGATGTACTTCGACGAGCCGGAAGGCAAGCTGCCGGCGCCGAGCGAAGACCGCCCGCTGCGCGTGGTGTTCGGCGTCAACGCGCTGGCGCTGCTGGCGCTGGGCATCGCCTGGAACCCGATCATGGAGTGGTGCCAGCGCGCGTTCGCGGCCTGA
- a CDS encoding DUF6053 domain-containing protein — protein MRAPALPGRGQGLSGPARSARAAAIRHASVGREDSPTTAARLPARRRPRAKEKGRTAAALVSQRRRGPLRPRTRAGTTP, from the coding sequence GTGCGCGCCCCCGCTCTGCCCGGCCGTGGCCAAGGGCTTTCAGGCCCGGCGCGCTCCGCTCGGGCCGCCGCGATCCGACACGCGAGCGTCGGGCGCGAGGACTCTCCCACGACGGCTGCGCGCCTTCCTGCGCGACGCAGGCCCCGCGCAAAAGAAAAGGGCCGCACGGCGGCGGCCCTCGTCTCGCAGCGGCGGCGCGGCCCGCTCAGGCCGCGAACGCGCGCTGGCACCACTCCATGA
- the rimP gene encoding ribosome maturation factor RimP, producing the protein MTDKATQIAELLAPTVASLGVELLGIEYLPAPGSATLRVYIDVPAAEADATAEGEQPRSVTIEDCEAVSREISAQLDVEDPISGNYTLEVSSPGIDRPLFTLEHYRRFAGERAKVGLKLPHEGRRRLQGEIVGVEGEQVVFAIDGVRYAVPFSNIDKARIVPDWEALGFAPSKPGKGKSGAKDKAGKPDASGK; encoded by the coding sequence GTGACGGACAAGGCAACACAAATCGCCGAATTGCTGGCGCCCACGGTGGCGTCGCTGGGCGTGGAACTGCTCGGCATCGAATACCTGCCCGCACCCGGCAGCGCGACGCTGCGCGTGTACATCGACGTGCCGGCCGCGGAAGCCGACGCGACCGCCGAAGGCGAGCAGCCGCGCTCGGTGACCATCGAAGACTGCGAGGCGGTCAGCCGCGAGATCTCGGCCCAGCTCGACGTCGAGGATCCGATCAGCGGCAACTACACCCTCGAGGTGTCCTCGCCGGGCATCGACCGTCCGCTGTTCACGCTCGAGCACTACCGCCGTTTCGCCGGCGAGCGCGCCAAGGTCGGGCTGAAGCTGCCGCACGAAGGCCGCCGCCGCCTGCAGGGCGAGATCGTCGGCGTGGAAGGCGAGCAGGTGGTGTTCGCGATCGACGGCGTCCGCTACGCGGTGCCGTTCTCCAATATCGACAAGGCCCGGATCGTGCCGGACTGGGAAGCGCTGGGCTTCGCCCCGAGCAAGCCCGGCAAGGGCAAGTCCGGCGCCAAGGACAAGGCCGGCAAGCCGGACGCGTCCGGCAAGTAA